In Vigna angularis cultivar LongXiaoDou No.4 chromosome 8, ASM1680809v1, whole genome shotgun sequence, one DNA window encodes the following:
- the LOC108344754 gene encoding uncharacterized protein LOC108344754: MVMSTFLSFIFPPPPSLVVSTMSVISLVSLANAGLSEIRGKHLNYSKFWNVNPSSEKQTKLSSKAGMLLLYTPAFLAGLASFWIFPHEGLRSTLLQFAVTLHFFKRDFEVLFIHKYSGGMLLDSAIPISLSYFLSAATMVYAQHLTQGLPEPPINLLYPGIVMFVIGIIGNFYHHYLLSNLRAKGEKEYKIPKGGLFGIVICPHYLFEIIQFYGITFISQTLYGLCFSLGTTFYLLGRSYSTRKWYLSKFEDFPKNVKAIIPFVF; this comes from the exons ATGGTGATGTCTACCTTTCTGAGCTTCATTTTCCCGCCGCCTCCTTCTCTGGTGGTTTCTACCATGTCAGTGATAAGCCTCGTCTCACTGGCAAATGCTGGTTTGTCAGAAATTAGAGGGAAGCATTTGAACTATTCCAAGTTTTGGAATGTTAACCCTTCTTCGGAAAAGCAGACAAAGTTGTCAAGTAAAGCTGGCATGCTTCTGTTATACACTCCTGCTTTTCTTGCTGGCCTTGCTTCCTTCTGGATCTTTCCTCATGAAGGTCTCAGATCCACCCTCCTTCAATTTGCGGTTACCCTGCATTTCTTCAAGAGGGACTTTGAG GTTCTGTTTATTCACAAATATAGTGGCGGCATGCTTCTTGATTCTGCAATCCCCATCTCTCTGAGTTATTTCCTATCAGCTGCGACTATGGTCTATGCTCAACACTTAACACAAGGGCTTCCAGAACCACCAATCAATCTGTTGTATCCTGGCATTGTGATGTTTGTGATTGGCATCATTGGCAACTTCTACCACCACTACCTTCTGTCCAATTTGAGGGCAAAGGGTGAAAAGGAGTACAAGATTCCAAAGGGTGGCTTGTTTGGGATTGTGATATGCCCCCACTACCTTTTCGAGATTATTCAGTTTTATGGGATCACCTTCATTTCTCAGACACTATATGGATTATGTTTCTCTTTAGGCACTACATTCTACTTGCTAGGTAGGAGTTATTCAACTAGGAAATGGTATCTTTCTAAGTTTGAGGATTTCCCTAAGAATGTTAAGGCTATCATCCCATTTGTCTTCTAA